A genomic window from Betta splendens chromosome 24, fBetSpl5.4, whole genome shotgun sequence includes:
- the nt5e gene encoding 5'-nucleotidase isoform X2 has product MKPESRLLLLGRFLHTRLLRVPPALGNHEFDNGVDGLLKPFMEQIRCPVLSANIKPDRTLAPSFGAAFQPFKVLDVGGVKVGVVGYTSQETPALSAPGPHLQFQDEVSALQPHVDKLLTLGVDKIIALGHSGFTADQEIARRVRGVDLVVGGHTNTFLYTGSPPSSEVPAGPYPFMVTSVEGREVPVVQAYAFGKYLGYLKVTFDASGNVVTATGNPILLDGSIAQDPDVLSDVEQWKKSLANYSAQEVGKTSVFLNGDAAECRFRECNLGNLICDAMVDNNVRAPDRVQWNHVSACLLNGGAVRASIDEQTRNGSITMEDLISVLPFGGTFDLVQLKGSTLRKAFEHAVRRHGQGTGEFLQVSGIHVEYDLSRAPGRRVQSLRILCTRCRVPRYEVVLDEAVYKVVLPSYLVTGGDGFSMIRDEKLKHDSGDLDISVVSKYISQRTRVFPAVEERVQISSGASRLRAALVPLLLWASCWGV; this is encoded by the exons ATGAAGCCCGAGTCTCGGCTCCTGCTCCTGGGTCGTTTCCTTCACACGCGCCTGCTTCGTGTCCCGCCG GCTCTTGGGAACCACGAGTTTGACAACGGCGTGGACGGACTCCTGAAACCGTTCATGGAGCAGATTCGGTGTCCGGTTCTCAGCGCCAACATCAAACCAGACAGAACGCTGGCGCCGAGCTTTGGAGCGGCGTTTCAGCCCTTCAAGGTTCTAGACGTTGGAGGCGTGAAGGTGGGCGTGGTGGGATACACGTCTCAGGAGACGCCTGCTCTGTCTGCACCTG gaCCACACCTGCAGTTCCAGGACGAGGTTTCCGCTCTGCAGCCGCACGTGGACAAGCTTCTGACGCTGGGTGTGGATAAGATCATCGCTCTGGGCCACTCTGGCTTCACCGCGGACCAGGAGATCGCCAGGAGGGTCCGTGGAGTGGACCTGGTCGTCGGTGGACACACCAACACGTTCCTGTACACAG GTTCGCCTCCTTCCTCGGAGGTTCCTGCAGGTCCGTATCCGTTCATGGTGACGTCCGTGGAGGGCCGGGAGGTTCCCGTGGTGCAGGCCTACGCCTTCGGGAAGTACCTGGGTTACCTGAAGGTCACCTTCGATGCCTCTGGGAACGTGGTGACGGCCACAGGAAACCCCATCCTCCTGGACGGCTCCATTGCGCAGG ATCCAGATGTCCTGTCTGACGTGGAGCAGTGGAAGAAGAGTCTGGCCAACTACTCGGCTCAGGAGGTGGGAAAAACCTCGGTGTTCCTGAATGGGGACGCGGCGGAGTGTCGCTTCCGGGAATGCAACCTGGGAAACCTCATCTGTGACGCCATG GTGGACAACAACGTCAGAGCGCCGGACCGGGTCCAGTGGAACCACGTCAGCGCCTGCCTGCTGAACGGCGGCGCCGTGCGAGCGTCTATCGATGAGCAGACGAGGAACG GGTCCATCACCATGGAGGACCTGATCTCCGTCCTGCCCTTCGGAGGAACCTTCGACCTGGTGCAGCTGAAGGGGTCCACGCTGAGGAAAGCGTTTGAACACGCCGTGAGGCGCCACGGTCAGGGCACTGGGGAGTTCCTCCAGGTGTCAG GTATTCACGTGGAGTACGACCTGTCCCGAGCTCCGGGCCGGCGCGTCCAGAGCCTCCGCATCCTCTGCACCAGGTGCCGCGTTCCTCGGTATGAAGTGGTTCTGGACGAGGCCGTGTACAAGGTGGTTCTGCCGTCCTACCTGGTGACGGGCGGAGACGGCTTCTCCATGATCCGGGACGAGAAGCTCAAGCACGACAGCG GCGATCTGGACATTTCCGTGGTGTCCAAGTACATCTCTCAGAGGACGCGGGTTTTTCCGGCGGTGGAGGAGCGGGTCCAGATCTCCAGCGGCGCCTCTAGACTCAGGGCTGCGCTggttccactgctgctctgggcCTCGTGCTGGGGCGTGTGA
- the nt5e gene encoding 5'-nucleotidase isoform X1 gives MERSAASLLLLLACAACACGSAAWDLVVLHTNDVHARVEETSQHSGKCGGGGACFAGVARRATVIQKVRGSEANVLLLDAGDQFQGTVWFNYYKGAEAAHFMNKLRYDAMALGNHEFDNGVDGLLKPFMEQIRCPVLSANIKPDRTLAPSFGAAFQPFKVLDVGGVKVGVVGYTSQETPALSAPGPHLQFQDEVSALQPHVDKLLTLGVDKIIALGHSGFTADQEIARRVRGVDLVVGGHTNTFLYTGSPPSSEVPAGPYPFMVTSVEGREVPVVQAYAFGKYLGYLKVTFDASGNVVTATGNPILLDGSIAQDPDVLSDVEQWKKSLANYSAQEVGKTSVFLNGDAAECRFRECNLGNLICDAMVDNNVRAPDRVQWNHVSACLLNGGAVRASIDEQTRNGSITMEDLISVLPFGGTFDLVQLKGSTLRKAFEHAVRRHGQGTGEFLQVSGIHVEYDLSRAPGRRVQSLRILCTRCRVPRYEVVLDEAVYKVVLPSYLVTGGDGFSMIRDEKLKHDSGDLDISVVSKYISQRTRVFPAVEERVQISSGASRLRAALVPLLLWASCWGV, from the exons ATGGAGCGGAGCGCCgcgtcgctgctgctcctgctggcgTGCGCCGCGTGCGCGTGCGGCTCCGCGGCCTGGGACCTGGTCGTCCTCCACACCAACGACGTCCACGCCCGCGTGGAGGAGACCAGCCAGCACTCCGGCaaatgcggcggcggcggcgcgtgctTCGCCGGCGTGGCCCGGAGAGCCACGGTGATCCAGAAGGTCCGCGGTTCCGAAGccaacgtgctgctgctggacgccgGGGACCAGTTCCAGGGAACCGTGTGGTTCAACTACTACAAGGGAGCGGAGGCTGCGCACTTCATGAACAAGCTGCGCTACGATGCCATG GCTCTTGGGAACCACGAGTTTGACAACGGCGTGGACGGACTCCTGAAACCGTTCATGGAGCAGATTCGGTGTCCGGTTCTCAGCGCCAACATCAAACCAGACAGAACGCTGGCGCCGAGCTTTGGAGCGGCGTTTCAGCCCTTCAAGGTTCTAGACGTTGGAGGCGTGAAGGTGGGCGTGGTGGGATACACGTCTCAGGAGACGCCTGCTCTGTCTGCACCTG gaCCACACCTGCAGTTCCAGGACGAGGTTTCCGCTCTGCAGCCGCACGTGGACAAGCTTCTGACGCTGGGTGTGGATAAGATCATCGCTCTGGGCCACTCTGGCTTCACCGCGGACCAGGAGATCGCCAGGAGGGTCCGTGGAGTGGACCTGGTCGTCGGTGGACACACCAACACGTTCCTGTACACAG GTTCGCCTCCTTCCTCGGAGGTTCCTGCAGGTCCGTATCCGTTCATGGTGACGTCCGTGGAGGGCCGGGAGGTTCCCGTGGTGCAGGCCTACGCCTTCGGGAAGTACCTGGGTTACCTGAAGGTCACCTTCGATGCCTCTGGGAACGTGGTGACGGCCACAGGAAACCCCATCCTCCTGGACGGCTCCATTGCGCAGG ATCCAGATGTCCTGTCTGACGTGGAGCAGTGGAAGAAGAGTCTGGCCAACTACTCGGCTCAGGAGGTGGGAAAAACCTCGGTGTTCCTGAATGGGGACGCGGCGGAGTGTCGCTTCCGGGAATGCAACCTGGGAAACCTCATCTGTGACGCCATG GTGGACAACAACGTCAGAGCGCCGGACCGGGTCCAGTGGAACCACGTCAGCGCCTGCCTGCTGAACGGCGGCGCCGTGCGAGCGTCTATCGATGAGCAGACGAGGAACG GGTCCATCACCATGGAGGACCTGATCTCCGTCCTGCCCTTCGGAGGAACCTTCGACCTGGTGCAGCTGAAGGGGTCCACGCTGAGGAAAGCGTTTGAACACGCCGTGAGGCGCCACGGTCAGGGCACTGGGGAGTTCCTCCAGGTGTCAG GTATTCACGTGGAGTACGACCTGTCCCGAGCTCCGGGCCGGCGCGTCCAGAGCCTCCGCATCCTCTGCACCAGGTGCCGCGTTCCTCGGTATGAAGTGGTTCTGGACGAGGCCGTGTACAAGGTGGTTCTGCCGTCCTACCTGGTGACGGGCGGAGACGGCTTCTCCATGATCCGGGACGAGAAGCTCAAGCACGACAGCG GCGATCTGGACATTTCCGTGGTGTCCAAGTACATCTCTCAGAGGACGCGGGTTTTTCCGGCGGTGGAGGAGCGGGTCCAGATCTCCAGCGGCGCCTCTAGACTCAGGGCTGCGCTggttccactgctgctctgggcCTCGTGCTGGGGCGTGTGA
- the nt5e gene encoding 5'-nucleotidase isoform X3 yields MFSACSPATALGNHEFDNGVDGLLKPFMEQIRCPVLSANIKPDRTLAPSFGAAFQPFKVLDVGGVKVGVVGYTSQETPALSAPGPHLQFQDEVSALQPHVDKLLTLGVDKIIALGHSGFTADQEIARRVRGVDLVVGGHTNTFLYTGSPPSSEVPAGPYPFMVTSVEGREVPVVQAYAFGKYLGYLKVTFDASGNVVTATGNPILLDGSIAQDPDVLSDVEQWKKSLANYSAQEVGKTSVFLNGDAAECRFRECNLGNLICDAMVDNNVRAPDRVQWNHVSACLLNGGAVRASIDEQTRNGSITMEDLISVLPFGGTFDLVQLKGSTLRKAFEHAVRRHGQGTGEFLQVSGIHVEYDLSRAPGRRVQSLRILCTRCRVPRYEVVLDEAVYKVVLPSYLVTGGDGFSMIRDEKLKHDSGDLDISVVSKYISQRTRVFPAVEERVQISSGASRLRAALVPLLLWASCWGV; encoded by the exons ATGTTCTCCGCATGTTCTCCAGCCAcg GCTCTTGGGAACCACGAGTTTGACAACGGCGTGGACGGACTCCTGAAACCGTTCATGGAGCAGATTCGGTGTCCGGTTCTCAGCGCCAACATCAAACCAGACAGAACGCTGGCGCCGAGCTTTGGAGCGGCGTTTCAGCCCTTCAAGGTTCTAGACGTTGGAGGCGTGAAGGTGGGCGTGGTGGGATACACGTCTCAGGAGACGCCTGCTCTGTCTGCACCTG gaCCACACCTGCAGTTCCAGGACGAGGTTTCCGCTCTGCAGCCGCACGTGGACAAGCTTCTGACGCTGGGTGTGGATAAGATCATCGCTCTGGGCCACTCTGGCTTCACCGCGGACCAGGAGATCGCCAGGAGGGTCCGTGGAGTGGACCTGGTCGTCGGTGGACACACCAACACGTTCCTGTACACAG GTTCGCCTCCTTCCTCGGAGGTTCCTGCAGGTCCGTATCCGTTCATGGTGACGTCCGTGGAGGGCCGGGAGGTTCCCGTGGTGCAGGCCTACGCCTTCGGGAAGTACCTGGGTTACCTGAAGGTCACCTTCGATGCCTCTGGGAACGTGGTGACGGCCACAGGAAACCCCATCCTCCTGGACGGCTCCATTGCGCAGG ATCCAGATGTCCTGTCTGACGTGGAGCAGTGGAAGAAGAGTCTGGCCAACTACTCGGCTCAGGAGGTGGGAAAAACCTCGGTGTTCCTGAATGGGGACGCGGCGGAGTGTCGCTTCCGGGAATGCAACCTGGGAAACCTCATCTGTGACGCCATG GTGGACAACAACGTCAGAGCGCCGGACCGGGTCCAGTGGAACCACGTCAGCGCCTGCCTGCTGAACGGCGGCGCCGTGCGAGCGTCTATCGATGAGCAGACGAGGAACG GGTCCATCACCATGGAGGACCTGATCTCCGTCCTGCCCTTCGGAGGAACCTTCGACCTGGTGCAGCTGAAGGGGTCCACGCTGAGGAAAGCGTTTGAACACGCCGTGAGGCGCCACGGTCAGGGCACTGGGGAGTTCCTCCAGGTGTCAG GTATTCACGTGGAGTACGACCTGTCCCGAGCTCCGGGCCGGCGCGTCCAGAGCCTCCGCATCCTCTGCACCAGGTGCCGCGTTCCTCGGTATGAAGTGGTTCTGGACGAGGCCGTGTACAAGGTGGTTCTGCCGTCCTACCTGGTGACGGGCGGAGACGGCTTCTCCATGATCCGGGACGAGAAGCTCAAGCACGACAGCG GCGATCTGGACATTTCCGTGGTGTCCAAGTACATCTCTCAGAGGACGCGGGTTTTTCCGGCGGTGGAGGAGCGGGTCCAGATCTCCAGCGGCGCCTCTAGACTCAGGGCTGCGCTggttccactgctgctctgggcCTCGTGCTGGGGCGTGTGA
- the LOC114850031 gene encoding sorting nexin-14-like isoform X2, with amino-acid sequence MAGVFTYLENLKRGLNIDVLRETGRQYPMICFVLLSMVCGTVLLNRYIHILMIFWSFLAGVITFYCSLGPESLLPNILFTIKPRNKQRQQQELFPLGNSCAVCGKIRCRRHRPTLLLENYQPWLDLKVHSKVDASIAEVFELVLENFVYPWYRDITDDEGCVDELRMTFRFFASVIVRRAQKVDVPAVFADKVMKAALKHIEIIAKARDKVNGVGALQQAALEAYGSELHVALHSRKDELLYLRKVTEMLFPYVMPPKSTDCRSLALLLREVMAGSVILPTMDFMADPDTVNLMVLIFVDDSPPEPATEPPSALVPFLQKYADISSNKKQSVLKLELKDIRKQQDLLFRFMNFLKQEGAVHVLQFCLTVEEFNDKILSPELSESELQRLHSEVLHIYETYCLDESIDKISFDPFIIEEIKKIAKGPYVDVVKLQTMPCLFEAYEHVLSLLERVLTPMFCHSDEYFRYLLRGAESPTRSSRINRNLSKRGETFGISRFGSKLKGVFKSTTMEGAILPPSAVNDAEDDAVEEATVVMEDDSPAEPASTAGSQRNLAAWSVAIPYIDFYEDEAKREKVPVFCIDVERNDRREAGHNTERWSVYRRYLEFYVLESKLTEFHGTFADAQLPSKKIIGTKNYEFLASKREEFEEYLQRLLQHPELSNSQLLADFLSPHSIESQFLDRMLPDVNLGKIFKSVPGKLIKEKGQNLEPFIQSFFNSCESPKPRPSRPELTILSPSAENNKKLFNSLFQNNANLSDSSERRPNPNYFLDMVPVHGMYDYMMYIGRVVFHMPDFLHHVLSAGRILLKNTFETYMDHYMQSKLQHVLQEHRMVSLITQLRDAVFCENGANRTTEDKQVRAKQTFGEMMKYLPDFVGKCIGEEAKYEGMRLLFDGFQQPLLNKQMTYVLLDIAVQELFPELSKGLKETFII; translated from the exons ATGGCAGGAGTTTTTACGTACCTGGAGAACCTGAAGCGGGGGCTGAACATCGACGTCCTGAGGGAAACGGGACGACAGTATCCGATGATCTGCTTCGTGCTGCTGTCCATGGTCTGTGGGACTGTGCTTCTCAACAG GTACATCCACATCCTGATGATCTTCTGGTCGTTCCTGGCGGGTGTCATCACGTTCTACTGCTCCCTTGGACCAGAGTCTCTGCTCCCAAACATCCTCTTCACCATCAAACCAAGAAACAAA cagcggcagcagcaggagctgtttCCTCTGGGCAACAGCTGCGCCGTGTGTGGAAAGATCAGGTGTCGACGGCACAG GCCAACCCTGCTGCTGGAGAACTACCAGCCATGGTTGGACCTTAAGGTTCATTCAAAGGTGGACGCTTCGATAGCAGAG GTGTTCGAGCTAGTCCTTGAGAACTTTGTGTATCCCTGGTACCG GGACATCACAGACGACGAAGGCTGCGTGGACGAACTGAGGATGACCTTTCGCTTCTTTGCGTCAGTAATCGTCCGCCGAGCTCAGAAG GTTGATGTTCCTGCCGTGTTTGCAGACAAAGTGATGAAAGCTGCATTAAAGCACATCGAAATTATCGCAAAAGCTCGTGACAAAG TGAACGGCGTGGGCGCTTTACAGCAGGCCGCTCTGGAAGCTTACGGCTCCGAGCTTCACGTTGCTCTGCACAGCCGCAAAGACGAGCTGCTGTATCTGAGGAAAGTGACTGAGATGCTGTTTCCCTACGTCATGCCTCCCAAATCCACAGACTGCAG GTCACTGGCTTTGTTACTGCGTGAGGTGATGGCTGGGTCCGTGATCCTCCCAACCATGGATTTCATGGCTGATCCT gatACCGTGAACCTCATGGTGCTAATCTTCGTTGACGACTCTCCA CCAGAACCGGCCACAGAACCACCTTCTGCCCTGGTTCCATTTCTACAAAAATATGCCgacatcagcagcaacaaaaagcAGTCT gtgctgaagctggagctgaaggacatcaggaagcagcaggatcTCCTGTTTCGCTTCATGAACTTCCTGAAGCAGGAAGGAGCCGTGCATGTGCTGCAGTTCTGCCTCACTGTGG AGGAGTTTAACGATAAGATCCTGAGTCCGGAGCTGAGcgagtctgagctgcagcgtctgcacTCAGAGGTGCTGCACATCTACGAGACCTACTGCCTGGATGAAAGCATCGACAAGATCAGCTTTGACCCTTTCATCATAGAAGAGATAAAGAAGA TTGCTAAAGGTCCGTACGTGGATGTGGTCAAGCTGCAGACGATGCCCTGCCTGTTTGAGGCCTACGAACATGTCCTCTCGCTGCTGGAGCGAGTTCTCACCCCGATGTTCTGCCACAGCGATGAG TACTTCAGGTACCTGCTGAGAGGAGCAGAGTCTCCCACAAGGAGCTCGAGGATCAACAG AAACCTGTCAAAACGAGGGGAGACGTTTGGGATCAGCAGATTTGGCAGCAAACTCAAAGGTGTGTTCAAGAGCACGACGATGGAGGGAGCCATCCTGCCGCCCAGCGCCGTGAACGACGCCGAGGACGACGCG gtggaggaggccacCGTGGTGATGGAGGACGACTCCCCCGCAGAGCCGGCCTCCACCGCAGGCAGCCAGAGGAACCTGGCAGCCTGGAGCGTCGCCATCCCCTACATCGACTTCTACGAGGACGAGGCCAAGAGGGAGAAGGTCCCCGTCTTCTGCATCGACGTCGAGCGCAACGACAGGCGCGAAG CCGGTCACAACACCGAGCGCTGGTCTGTGTACAGACGTTACCTGGAGTTTTACGTGCTGGAGTCCAAACTCACTGAATTCCACG GCACATTTGCAGACGCTCAGCTTCCATCCAAGAAAATCATCGGAACAAAGAATTATGAGTTCCTAGCATCAAAAAGAGAAGAGTTTGAAGAATATTTGCAG AGGCTCCTGCAGCATCCAGAGCTCAGCAACAGCCAGCTGCTTGCAGACTTCCTGTCTCCTCACAGCATAGAGTCCCAGTTCTTGGACAGGATGCTGCCTGACGTCAACCTGG GGAAGATTTTCAAGTCTGTACCAGGAAAACTGATCAAAGAG aaaggacagaacctggagcctttCATTCAGTCGTTCTTCAACTCCTGCGAGTCGCCCAAACCCAGACCCAGCCGCCCGGAGCTGACCATCCTCAGCCCCTCTGCAGAGAACAACAAGAAG ctctTCAACAGCCTGTTTCAAAACAACGCGAACCTGTCGGACAGTTCAGAGAGGAGACCCAACCCCAACTACTTTCTGGACATGGTCCCGGTTCACGGCATGTACGACTACATGATGTACATCG GTCGCGTCGTGTTCCACATGCCAGACTTCCTGCACCACGTCCTGTCTGCGGGCAGGATCCTGCTCAAGAACACGTTTGAGACCTACATGGACCATTACATGCAGTCCAAACTGCAGCACGTCCTGCAGGAGCACCGCATGGTGTCGCTCATCACACAGCTCAGAG ACGCGGTGTTCTGTGAGAACGGCgccaacagaaccacagaggaCAAACAAGTCAGAGCCAAGCAGACGTTTGGGGAGATGATGAAGTATTTACCAG ACTTCGTGGGGAAGTGCATTGGCGAGGAGGCCAAATATGAGGGAATGCGGCTCCTCTTCGACGGGTTCCAGCAGCCGCTTCTTAACAAACAG ATGACGTACGTCCTGCTGGACATCGCTGTGCAGGAGCTGTTTCCAGAGCTCTCCAAG ggACTGAAGGAGACGTTCATCATCTGA
- the LOC114850031 gene encoding sorting nexin-14-like isoform X1, which yields MAGVFTYLENLKRGLNIDVLRETGRQYPMICFVLLSMVCGTVLLNRYIHILMIFWSFLAGVITFYCSLGPESLLPNILFTIKPRNKQRQQQELFPLGNSCAVCGKIRCRRHRPTLLLENYQPWLDLKVHSKVDASIAEVFELVLENFVYPWYRDITDDEGCVDELRMTFRFFASVIVRRAQKVDVPAVFADKVMKAALKHIEIIAKARDKVNGVGALQQAALEAYGSELHVALHSRKDELLYLRKVTEMLFPYVMPPKSTDCRSLALLLREVMAGSVILPTMDFMADPDTVNLMVLIFVDDSPPEPATEPPSALVPFLQKYADISSNKKQSVLKLELKDIRKQQDLLFRFMNFLKQEGAVHVLQFCLTVEEFNDKILSPELSESELQRLHSEVLHIYETYCLDESIDKISFDPFIIEEIKKIAKGPYVDVVKLQTMPCLFEAYEHVLSLLERVLTPMFCHSDEYFRYLLRGAESPTRSSRINRNLSKRGETFGISRFGSKLKGVFKSTTMEGAILPPSAVNDAEDDAVEEATVVMEDDSPAEPASTAGSQRNLAAWSVAIPYIDFYEDEAKREKVPVFCIDVERNDRREAGHNTERWSVYRRYLEFYVLESKLTEFHGTFADAQLPSKKIIGTKNYEFLASKREEFEEYLQRLLQHPELSNSQLLADFLSPHSIESQFLDRMLPDVNLGKIFKSVPGKLIKEKGQNLEPFIQSFFNSCESPKPRPSRPELTILSPSAENNKKLFNSLFQNNANLSDSSERRPNPNYFLDMVPVHGMYDYMMYIGRVVFHMPDFLHHVLSAGRILLKNTFETYMDHYMQSKLQHVLQEHRMVSLITQLRDAVFCENGANRTTEDKQVRAKQTFGEMMKYLPDFVGKCIGEEAKYEGMRLLFDGFQQPLLNKQMTYVLLDIAVQELFPELSKQGLKETFII from the exons ATGGCAGGAGTTTTTACGTACCTGGAGAACCTGAAGCGGGGGCTGAACATCGACGTCCTGAGGGAAACGGGACGACAGTATCCGATGATCTGCTTCGTGCTGCTGTCCATGGTCTGTGGGACTGTGCTTCTCAACAG GTACATCCACATCCTGATGATCTTCTGGTCGTTCCTGGCGGGTGTCATCACGTTCTACTGCTCCCTTGGACCAGAGTCTCTGCTCCCAAACATCCTCTTCACCATCAAACCAAGAAACAAA cagcggcagcagcaggagctgtttCCTCTGGGCAACAGCTGCGCCGTGTGTGGAAAGATCAGGTGTCGACGGCACAG GCCAACCCTGCTGCTGGAGAACTACCAGCCATGGTTGGACCTTAAGGTTCATTCAAAGGTGGACGCTTCGATAGCAGAG GTGTTCGAGCTAGTCCTTGAGAACTTTGTGTATCCCTGGTACCG GGACATCACAGACGACGAAGGCTGCGTGGACGAACTGAGGATGACCTTTCGCTTCTTTGCGTCAGTAATCGTCCGCCGAGCTCAGAAG GTTGATGTTCCTGCCGTGTTTGCAGACAAAGTGATGAAAGCTGCATTAAAGCACATCGAAATTATCGCAAAAGCTCGTGACAAAG TGAACGGCGTGGGCGCTTTACAGCAGGCCGCTCTGGAAGCTTACGGCTCCGAGCTTCACGTTGCTCTGCACAGCCGCAAAGACGAGCTGCTGTATCTGAGGAAAGTGACTGAGATGCTGTTTCCCTACGTCATGCCTCCCAAATCCACAGACTGCAG GTCACTGGCTTTGTTACTGCGTGAGGTGATGGCTGGGTCCGTGATCCTCCCAACCATGGATTTCATGGCTGATCCT gatACCGTGAACCTCATGGTGCTAATCTTCGTTGACGACTCTCCA CCAGAACCGGCCACAGAACCACCTTCTGCCCTGGTTCCATTTCTACAAAAATATGCCgacatcagcagcaacaaaaagcAGTCT gtgctgaagctggagctgaaggacatcaggaagcagcaggatcTCCTGTTTCGCTTCATGAACTTCCTGAAGCAGGAAGGAGCCGTGCATGTGCTGCAGTTCTGCCTCACTGTGG AGGAGTTTAACGATAAGATCCTGAGTCCGGAGCTGAGcgagtctgagctgcagcgtctgcacTCAGAGGTGCTGCACATCTACGAGACCTACTGCCTGGATGAAAGCATCGACAAGATCAGCTTTGACCCTTTCATCATAGAAGAGATAAAGAAGA TTGCTAAAGGTCCGTACGTGGATGTGGTCAAGCTGCAGACGATGCCCTGCCTGTTTGAGGCCTACGAACATGTCCTCTCGCTGCTGGAGCGAGTTCTCACCCCGATGTTCTGCCACAGCGATGAG TACTTCAGGTACCTGCTGAGAGGAGCAGAGTCTCCCACAAGGAGCTCGAGGATCAACAG AAACCTGTCAAAACGAGGGGAGACGTTTGGGATCAGCAGATTTGGCAGCAAACTCAAAGGTGTGTTCAAGAGCACGACGATGGAGGGAGCCATCCTGCCGCCCAGCGCCGTGAACGACGCCGAGGACGACGCG gtggaggaggccacCGTGGTGATGGAGGACGACTCCCCCGCAGAGCCGGCCTCCACCGCAGGCAGCCAGAGGAACCTGGCAGCCTGGAGCGTCGCCATCCCCTACATCGACTTCTACGAGGACGAGGCCAAGAGGGAGAAGGTCCCCGTCTTCTGCATCGACGTCGAGCGCAACGACAGGCGCGAAG CCGGTCACAACACCGAGCGCTGGTCTGTGTACAGACGTTACCTGGAGTTTTACGTGCTGGAGTCCAAACTCACTGAATTCCACG GCACATTTGCAGACGCTCAGCTTCCATCCAAGAAAATCATCGGAACAAAGAATTATGAGTTCCTAGCATCAAAAAGAGAAGAGTTTGAAGAATATTTGCAG AGGCTCCTGCAGCATCCAGAGCTCAGCAACAGCCAGCTGCTTGCAGACTTCCTGTCTCCTCACAGCATAGAGTCCCAGTTCTTGGACAGGATGCTGCCTGACGTCAACCTGG GGAAGATTTTCAAGTCTGTACCAGGAAAACTGATCAAAGAG aaaggacagaacctggagcctttCATTCAGTCGTTCTTCAACTCCTGCGAGTCGCCCAAACCCAGACCCAGCCGCCCGGAGCTGACCATCCTCAGCCCCTCTGCAGAGAACAACAAGAAG ctctTCAACAGCCTGTTTCAAAACAACGCGAACCTGTCGGACAGTTCAGAGAGGAGACCCAACCCCAACTACTTTCTGGACATGGTCCCGGTTCACGGCATGTACGACTACATGATGTACATCG GTCGCGTCGTGTTCCACATGCCAGACTTCCTGCACCACGTCCTGTCTGCGGGCAGGATCCTGCTCAAGAACACGTTTGAGACCTACATGGACCATTACATGCAGTCCAAACTGCAGCACGTCCTGCAGGAGCACCGCATGGTGTCGCTCATCACACAGCTCAGAG ACGCGGTGTTCTGTGAGAACGGCgccaacagaaccacagaggaCAAACAAGTCAGAGCCAAGCAGACGTTTGGGGAGATGATGAAGTATTTACCAG ACTTCGTGGGGAAGTGCATTGGCGAGGAGGCCAAATATGAGGGAATGCGGCTCCTCTTCGACGGGTTCCAGCAGCCGCTTCTTAACAAACAG ATGACGTACGTCCTGCTGGACATCGCTGTGCAGGAGCTGTTTCCAGAGCTCTCCAAG cagggACTGAAGGAGACGTTCATCATCTGA